A genome region from Triticum aestivum cultivar Chinese Spring chromosome 2B, IWGSC CS RefSeq v2.1, whole genome shotgun sequence includes the following:
- the LOC123043774 gene encoding pentatricopeptide repeat-containing protein At4g32430, mitochondrial, producing the protein MPLRRLQAPRHARAAATLSSAAAHHLFDRIPRPSRGRTPLSCPRAGHSVPALVSSPAAFSAAIASSGRATLPALHALAVASGLDAFAFVSNSLAARYAKTGSFPLAARVFRTARARDVSSYNTMLSALPDPAEALAFASWMLRSGDVRPDAITFTVALSLAAGRGEGGLGIARQLHALASRAGLAADVFVGNALVTAYSRGGLLGAARRAFEEMPARDLVSWNAMICGLAQDGGCPAEVVRLFLRMLRDDAVRPDRISVCSVIPACGGEGKLELGRQVHGLGVKMGVDGHVSIGNVLVAMYYKCGAPTCGRKLLQSMGERDVISWTTIISMDEDEDAIAMFNGMRRDGVSPNEVTFVALMSALPAGCPARDGQMIHAVCLKTGVSDKAAASNSLITMYAKLRRMDDARTVFDLMPRRETIAWNALISGYAQNERCSDALEAFSWMVKCLRPDETTFASVISAVTGVETVSMAYGEAYHCQAMKLGLGASEYVSGTLIDMYAKRGSLEESGKVFDGTAHRSLIAWTAMIAANAKHGSYDAVMGLFDDMVRSGVDPDGVVLLSVLTACRYKGEVGTGKEIFDLMAAEHCVEPWPEHYACVVDMLGRAGRLEEAEELMMQMPSGPSISALQSLLGACRIHGNADMAERVADVLTESEPAESGAYVLLSNIYAEKGDWGGVAKVRRQMRERGVRKEIGFSWVDFGAGTGESTHLHKFSSDDTTHPRTEEIYRVAEGLGWEMKLLKDHLRMETESVS; encoded by the coding sequence ATGCCGCTGCGGCGGCTGCAAGCCCCTCGCCACGCGCGCGCCGCGGCCACGCTCTCCTCGGCGGCCGCGCACCACCTGTTCGACAGAATCCCTCGCCCAAGCCGCGGCAGGACGCCTCTCTCCTGCCCCCGCGCGGGGCACTCCGTCCCCGCCCTCGTCTCGTCCCCCGCCGCGTTCTCGGCTGCCATCGCGTCGTCCGGCCGGGCCACCCTCCCGGCGCTCCACGCGCTCGCCGTCGCCTCGGGCCTCGACGCCTTCGCCTTCGTGTCCAACTCCCTCGCCGCCCGCTACGCCAAGACCGGCTCCTTCCCCTTGGCCGCCAGGGTGTTCCGCACCGCCCGGGCGAGGGATGTCAGCTCCTACAACACCATGCTCTCCGCGTTGCCGGACCCGGCCGAGGCGCTCGCGTTCGCGTCCTGGATGCTCCGGTCGGGGGACGTGCGGCCCGACGCCATCACTTTCACCGTCGCGCTGTCGCTCGCCGCCGGCCGCGGGGAGGGCGGCCTTGGGATAGCTCGGCAGCTCCACGCGCTGGCGTCGCGGGCCGGGCTCGCCGCCGACGTGTTCGTCGGCAACGCGCTCGTCACGGCCTACTCCCGGGGAGGGCTCCTcggcgcggccaggagggcgtTCGAGGAGATGCCGGCGCGGGACCTGGTCTCCTGGAACGCGATGATCTGCGGGCTCGCGCAGGACGGCGGCTGCCCAGCGGAGGTGGTCCGGCTGTTCCTGCGGATGCTCAGGGACGACGCCGTCCGGCCCGACCGGATATCCGTGTGCAGCGTGATCCCGGCGTGTGGCGGCGAGGGGAAGCTCGAGCTTGGCCGGCAAGTCCACGGCCTCGGGGTGAAGATGGGCGTCGACGGCCACGTCTCCATCGGCAACGTGCTCGTCGCCATGTACTACAAGTGCGGCGCTCCAACCTGCGGCCGGAAGCTCTTGCAGTCCATGGGCGAGCGCGACGTGATCTCGTGGACCACAATCATTTCaatggacgaggacgaggacgccatCGCGATGTTCAATGGCATGCGGCGAGACGGCGTGTCGCCGAACGAGGTCACCTTCGTGGCGCTCATGTCGGCGCTGCCGGCAGGGTGCCCGGCGAGGGACGGGCAGATGATCCACGCGGTGTGCCTCAAGACCGGCGTCTCCGACAAGGCCGCCGCGTCCAACAGCCTCATCACCATGTACGCGAAGCTGCGGCGCATGGACGATGCGCGGACGGTGTTCGACCTCATGCCTCGCCGGGAGACCATCGCTTGGAATGCCCTGATCTCAGGCTACGCGCAGAACGAGCGGTGCAGCGACGCTCTGGAGGCCTTCTCGTGGATGGTCAAGTGCTTGAGACCCGACGAGACCACGTTCGCAAGCGTCATCAGCGCGGTCACCGGCGTCGAGACGGTCTCCATGGCCTACGGCGAGGCGTACCACTGCCAGGCAATGAAGCTTGGGCTCGGCGCCAGCGAGTATGTCTCCGGCACCCTCATCGACATGTACGCGAAGCGCGGCAGCCTGGAGGAGTCCGGGAAGGTGTTCGACGGGACGGCGCACCGCAGCCTCATCGCCTGGACGGCGATGATCGCCGCAAACGCGAAGCACGGGAGCTACGACGCCGTCATGGGTCTATTCGACGACATGGTGCGCTCCGGCGTGGACCCGGACGGCGTTGTGCTCCTCTCGGTCCTCACGGCTTGCCGCTACAAAGGGGAGGTCGGCACCGGCAAGGAGATATTCGACTTGATGGCCGCCGAGCACTGCGTCGAGCCCTGGCCGGAGCACTACGCGTGCGTCGTCGACATGCTAGGCCGAGCGGGGAGGCTAGAGGAGGCCGAGGAGCTCATGATGCAGATGCCGTCCGGACCGAGCATCTCGGCTCTGCAGAGCTTGCTGGGAGCCTGCCGGATCCATGGCAACGCTGACATGGCCGAGAGGGTCGCTGACGTGCTGACAGAGTCAGAGCCAGCGGAGTCCGGCGCCTACGTGCTGCTGTCCAACATCTACGCCGAGAAGGGGGATTGGGGAGGCGTGGCAAAGGTGAGAAGGCAGATGAGGGAGAGGGGCGTGAGGAAGGAGATCGGGTTCAGCTGGGTGGACTTCGGCGCCGGCACCGGCGAGTCCACACATCTGCACAAGTTCTCGTCCGACGACACGACGCATCCACGGACGGAAGAGATATACAGGGTGGCCGAGGGGTTAGGCTGGGAGATGAAACTTTTGAAGGACCATTTGCGCATGGAAACAGAAAGCGTTTCTTGA